The following coding sequences lie in one Aythya fuligula isolate bAytFul2 chromosome 17, bAytFul2.pri, whole genome shotgun sequence genomic window:
- the LOC116496104 gene encoding septin-2 yields MSQSGEKVKFSDGAGYVGFANLPNQVHRKSVKKGFEFTLMVVGESGLGKSTLINSLFLTDLYPERYIPGAAEKIERTVQIEASTVEIEERGVKLRLTVVDTPGYGDAINSQDCFKTIIQYIDNQFERYLHDESGLNRRHIVDNRVHCCFYFISPFGHGLKPLDVEFMKALHGKVNIVPVIAKADTLTLKERERLKRRVLDEISEHGIRIYQLPDADSDEDEEFKEQTRVLKASIPFAVIGSNQLIEVKGKKIRGRLYPWGVVEVENPEHNDFLKLRTMLVTHMQDLQEVTQDLHYENFRSERLKRTGKPVEEEVVDKDRILQQKEAELRRMQEMIAQMQAQMRMKPSDD; encoded by the exons ATGTCTCAGTCAGGTGAAAAAGTAAAG TTTTCTGATGGAGCAGGCTATGTGGGATTTGCTAATCTGCCCAACCAGGTCCACAGGAAATCTGTGAAGAAGGGCTTTGAGTTCACACTGATGGTGGTTG GTGAGTCTGGTTTGGGAAAATCCACTTTAATTAATAGTCTGTTCCTGACTGATCTTTATCCAGAACGTTATattcctggagcagcag agaaaatagaGAGAACAGTTCAAATCGAAGCTTCTACAGTAGAGATAGAGGAGCGAGGGGTGAAACTGCGTTTAACAGTAGTAGACACACCAGGATATGGAGATGCCATTAACAGCCAGGACTG CTTCAAAACAATTATCCAGTACATTGACAACCAGTTTGAAAGATACCTTCATGATGAGAGTGGTCTAAACAGACGACATATTGTAGACAACAGGGTCCACTGCTGTTTTTACTTCATCTCTCCCTTTGGGCATGG GCTGAAACCATTAGATGTAGAATTCATGAAGGCTCTTCATGGAAAAGTCAACATTGTCCCTGTGATCGCCAAGGCCGACACGCTGACactgaaggagagagaaaggctgAAGAGAAGA GTTCTGGATGAGATTTCTGAACATGGCATTAGAATTTACCAGCTCCCTGATGCAGATTCTGATGAAGATGAGGAATTTAAAGAACAAACCAGAGTTTTAAAG GCTAGCATTCCCTTTGCTGTTATTGGATCCAATCAACTTATTGAggtgaaagggaagaaaatcagaggCCGTCTGTATCCCTGGGGAGTTGTTGAAGTTGAAAATCCAGAGCACAATGATTTCCTTAAATTACGCACAATGCTGGT AACGCACATGCAGGACCTGCAGGAGGTGACCCAAGATTTGCACTATGAGAACTTCCGTTCAGAGAGGCTAAAACGAACTGGCAA GCCTGTTGAAGAAGAAGTTGTAGACAAGGATAGAATCCTCCAGCAGAAAGAAGCTGAG CTGCGCCGCATGCAGGAGATGATTGCACAGATGCAAGCCCAAATGAGGATGAAGCCCAGTGATGATTAA